The Desulfosporosinus acidiphilus SJ4 genome has a window encoding:
- the der gene encoding ribosome biogenesis GTPase Der, with amino-acid sequence MSKPVVAIVGRPNVGKSTLFNRIAGGLVAIVENKPGVTRDRLYRDAEWLGRKFALIDTGGIEFKAEGTPIAAQMRRQAEIAMEEADVVIFVVDAQLAPTPDDDLIARTLRRSGKPVLLAANKVENFEKAEGQLYDFLTLGLGEPIPISAVHGMNMGDLLDMVVSNLPENDGEDNDPDIIRISVIGRPNVGKSSLVNTMLGKERVIVSNIPGTTRDAIDTPFEFEGKNYILIDTAGMRRKGRIEELTEQYSVVRSLHAVDRSDVILMLLDATEGVTEQDKKIAGYAHDAGKAIVIVVNKWDLVEKDEKTINKFEKTIREELGFLQYAPTMFISAKTGQRVHKILELVDFVVEQNSTRVTTATLNTLMREWLHLNPPPTDKGRRLKVLYLTQAGVKPPTFVIFVNDPELMHFSYKRYLENQMRKHFGFEGTPIRIVVRQKDEEKE; translated from the coding sequence CGTCTTTACCGTGATGCCGAGTGGCTGGGACGCAAGTTTGCCTTAATCGACACCGGGGGGATTGAGTTTAAAGCCGAAGGAACCCCGATTGCGGCTCAAATGCGCAGGCAAGCGGAAATCGCCATGGAAGAGGCAGATGTAGTAATTTTTGTAGTTGATGCCCAATTAGCGCCTACGCCGGATGACGATCTCATTGCCCGTACCTTGCGGCGTTCCGGTAAACCGGTATTATTGGCAGCCAATAAAGTTGAAAATTTCGAGAAGGCTGAAGGACAACTTTATGACTTTTTAACGTTGGGTCTGGGCGAACCCATTCCCATTTCGGCCGTTCATGGCATGAACATGGGTGATTTATTAGATATGGTGGTTTCCAATTTACCGGAAAACGATGGTGAGGACAATGATCCGGACATTATTCGCATTTCGGTCATTGGACGCCCCAATGTCGGAAAGTCATCGTTAGTTAATACCATGCTGGGAAAAGAACGAGTCATTGTCAGCAACATTCCCGGAACAACCCGGGATGCTATCGATACTCCCTTTGAATTTGAGGGAAAAAACTATATTCTTATTGATACTGCGGGTATGCGCCGCAAGGGACGAATCGAAGAATTAACAGAACAATACAGTGTTGTACGCTCACTGCATGCCGTTGACCGTTCCGACGTGATTTTAATGCTTCTCGATGCTACGGAGGGCGTTACCGAACAAGATAAGAAAATAGCGGGATATGCTCATGATGCGGGCAAAGCTATCGTGATCGTCGTGAATAAATGGGACCTTGTCGAAAAAGATGAGAAGACGATTAATAAATTTGAAAAAACGATCCGAGAAGAACTAGGCTTTTTGCAGTATGCTCCGACGATGTTTATTTCAGCAAAAACCGGACAGCGCGTGCATAAAATATTGGAGCTCGTAGATTTTGTCGTGGAACAAAATTCTACCCGCGTGACCACTGCAACCTTGAATACCTTGATGCGGGAATGGCTCCATCTTAATCCTCCTCCGACAGACAAAGGACGGAGGTTAAAGGTTCTCTACCTCACCCAGGCCGGTGTGAAACCGCCGACCTTTGTGATTTTTGTCAATGATCCGGAATTGATGCATTTTTCTTATAAGCGTTATTTAGAGAATCAGATGCGGAAACACTTCGGATTTGAAGGTACACCCATCCGAATTGTTGTTCGCCAAAAAGATGAAGAGAAGGAGTAA
- the plsY gene encoding glycerol-3-phosphate 1-O-acyltransferase PlsY: MLRYAIFILAYFLGAIPFAYFAGLLKGIDVRHHGSGNVGTTNAFRLLGVKLGIAVLLGDFMKGALSAGLGYSFFGAWGGIAGGLLAMAGHSWNPFFGFRPSGKGVAAGFGIITVLMPKIMLLAVGLFIVIVWATRYVSLGSIIAAFTVVISVFLFREPLAYRIFGLVGASTVIFLHRSNIKRLLNGTENKFGKKKS; encoded by the coding sequence ATGCTGCGCTACGCGATATTTATCTTGGCGTATTTTCTAGGAGCAATTCCTTTCGCCTATTTCGCGGGTCTTCTCAAAGGAATTGACGTTCGGCATCATGGCAGCGGGAATGTCGGCACTACTAATGCCTTTCGTCTCTTGGGGGTGAAATTGGGGATTGCAGTACTGCTGGGAGATTTTATGAAAGGGGCCCTATCGGCTGGTTTGGGTTATAGCTTTTTTGGAGCCTGGGGCGGCATCGCGGGAGGATTATTAGCTATGGCGGGCCACAGCTGGAATCCCTTCTTTGGATTTCGGCCCAGCGGCAAAGGGGTAGCGGCAGGGTTTGGAATTATAACAGTCCTGATGCCCAAGATTATGTTGTTGGCTGTGGGGTTGTTTATTGTCATTGTCTGGGCAACACGCTATGTTTCCTTGGGATCGATCATAGCCGCCTTTACGGTTGTCATATCTGTATTCCTTTTTCGCGAACCGTTAGCCTATCGGATTTTTGGCTTAGTCGGAGCATCGACGGTAATATTCCTTCACCGTTCCAATATTAAACGGCTTCTCAATGGGACTGAAAATAAATTTGGCAAAAAGAAGAGCTGA
- a CDS encoding NAD(P)H-dependent glycerol-3-phosphate dehydrogenase, which translates to MSKVAVFGAGSWGSALAVLLTKAGHQVSLIGRKADEMAQMNKLRENVRYLPGVVLPSGLMPATDVSELNADLVILSVPSHNVREAARQIKPNLRPGGIVVNTAKGLEEGTHYRLSEVLKQELADQAIAVLSGPSHAEEVGRDIPTTVVVASDVDTAEKVQDLMMTPKFRVYTNPDVIGVELGGALKNVIALCTGIAEGLGFGDNTKAALMTRGLAEIARLGVAMGGHPLTFAGLSGVGDLIVTCTSQHSRNRRAGVALGQGKPLDLVLKEVGMVVEGVRNTRVAYELSQEMKISMPITQQAYKVLFEGTDPKIAVTDLMMRGKRHELEEAVEMSWFK; encoded by the coding sequence ATGTCAAAAGTGGCTGTTTTTGGAGCCGGAAGCTGGGGGAGTGCTTTAGCGGTTCTCTTGACCAAAGCGGGTCATCAAGTCTCTTTAATCGGGCGTAAGGCCGATGAGATGGCCCAAATGAACAAGCTCCGTGAAAATGTGCGCTATTTGCCGGGAGTTGTTTTACCATCAGGGCTCATGCCTGCTACAGATGTTTCAGAACTGAATGCTGATCTGGTGATTCTAAGTGTTCCGTCACATAATGTACGAGAAGCCGCCCGGCAGATAAAACCCAACCTAAGACCGGGGGGCATTGTTGTCAATACAGCTAAGGGTTTGGAAGAAGGAACTCACTATCGCCTTTCGGAAGTTTTGAAACAAGAACTTGCCGATCAGGCTATTGCCGTGTTATCGGGCCCCAGCCATGCCGAAGAAGTGGGCAGGGATATTCCGACAACTGTTGTGGTAGCTTCAGATGTTGACACCGCAGAAAAAGTTCAGGATCTTATGATGACCCCTAAATTCAGGGTGTACACAAATCCGGATGTTATCGGCGTGGAACTTGGGGGTGCTTTAAAGAATGTTATCGCTTTATGTACGGGGATTGCCGAGGGTTTAGGCTTTGGAGACAATACAAAAGCTGCCCTGATGACCCGAGGCTTGGCTGAAATTGCTCGTTTGGGCGTAGCCATGGGCGGGCATCCCTTAACCTTCGCCGGGTTGTCCGGTGTTGGAGACCTCATCGTAACCTGTACCAGCCAACATAGCCGCAACCGAAGAGCTGGGGTTGCTCTTGGACAAGGAAAGCCTTTGGATCTTGTCCTCAAGGAGGTAGGCATGGTTGTTGAGGGCGTGCGAAATACGCGAGTCGCCTATGAACTCAGTCAGGAAATGAAAATTTCGATGCCTATTACGCAGCAAGCCTACAAGGTTTTATTTGAGGGCACAGATCCTAAAATTGCCGTTACCGATTTGATGATGCGCGGGAAGCGGCATGAATTGGAGGAAGCTGTAGAAATGAGCTGGTTTAAATAG
- the spoIVA gene encoding stage IV sporulation protein A yields MEKLDIFRDIAERTGGDIYLGVVGPVRTGKSTFIKRFMDLLVLPNIQDAFERERAKDELPQSGTGRMITTTEPKFIPSESVEIVVKDSIHMNVRLVDCVGYGVEGAIGYETEDGEEPRMMKTSWSDEPMSFQEAAELGTRKVITDHATIGIVITTDGSITDLPREAYLDAEERVIYELRQLGKPFVVLLNTTRPYSDNTMELCRDLEEKYSIPVLPVNCLDMNQDDITQILEEVLYEFPVAEVNIDLPKWVEELETTHEVRAAFEDTVRKAIEDVRRLRDIDQALDDLTECQYAQDVLLKEMNLGTGVANIEITAVDGLFKTVLQELTGLEIEGDHSLLRIVQDYSKAKREWDKMSVAIEEVRVNGYGVVTPQLEEMFLEEPELVKQGGHYGIKLKASAPSLHIIRADVTTEITPLIGTEKQAEELVKYILDEFESDPKKVWSSNIFGKSLHDLVREGIQNKLYKMPENAQHKLQDTLQRIVNDGNGGLICIII; encoded by the coding sequence ATGGAAAAACTAGACATTTTCAGGGATATCGCAGAACGTACGGGGGGCGATATTTACCTCGGTGTCGTCGGGCCAGTCCGCACAGGTAAGTCCACCTTCATCAAACGTTTCATGGACCTCCTGGTCTTACCCAACATTCAAGATGCCTTCGAGCGGGAACGGGCCAAAGATGAGCTTCCACAAAGCGGGACAGGTCGAATGATTACGACGACAGAACCTAAATTTATTCCCTCAGAGTCTGTGGAAATTGTGGTTAAAGACTCAATCCATATGAATGTACGCCTGGTTGATTGTGTTGGCTACGGCGTTGAGGGCGCCATTGGTTATGAAACAGAAGATGGTGAAGAACCGCGGATGATGAAAACCTCTTGGAGTGACGAACCTATGTCTTTTCAAGAGGCAGCTGAATTGGGCACACGCAAAGTGATCACTGACCATGCCACTATTGGCATTGTGATTACAACGGATGGTTCCATTACCGACCTTCCTAGGGAGGCCTATTTAGATGCGGAGGAAAGAGTAATATACGAGCTGCGTCAGCTTGGCAAGCCGTTTGTTGTGCTCCTGAATACGACTCGACCGTATTCTGACAATACGATGGAATTATGCCGTGATCTGGAAGAAAAGTACAGCATTCCTGTTCTTCCGGTAAATTGCCTGGATATGAATCAAGACGATATCACCCAAATACTCGAAGAAGTTCTCTACGAGTTCCCTGTGGCTGAGGTGAACATCGATCTGCCTAAGTGGGTTGAAGAACTTGAGACGACCCATGAGGTACGGGCTGCTTTCGAAGATACTGTTCGAAAAGCTATTGAAGATGTGCGGCGTTTGCGGGATATTGATCAAGCCTTGGATGATCTGACGGAATGCCAGTATGCCCAAGACGTTCTGCTGAAAGAAATGAATTTGGGTACCGGCGTTGCCAACATCGAAATAACTGCTGTTGACGGTCTCTTTAAAACAGTCCTGCAGGAGTTAACCGGTCTGGAGATTGAAGGAGATCACTCTTTGCTGCGCATTGTTCAGGATTACAGTAAGGCTAAGAGAGAATGGGATAAAATGTCCGTGGCCATCGAAGAGGTCCGTGTCAATGGTTACGGGGTTGTGACTCCCCAATTAGAGGAAATGTTCTTAGAAGAACCTGAACTTGTTAAACAAGGGGGACATTATGGTATTAAGCTTAAAGCCAGCGCCCCTTCACTCCATATCATCAGGGCTGACGTTACCACAGAAATTACCCCTTTAATCGGCACCGAGAAACAAGCCGAGGAACTCGTCAAATATATTCTTGATGAATTTGAAAGCGATCCTAAAAAGGTGTGGAGTTCAAATATCTTCGGTAAATCCTTACATGATTTAGTAAGGGAAGGAATCCAAAACAAACTTTATAAAATGCCGGAAAATGCTCAGCATAAACTTCAAGATACCTTGCAGCGTATTGTCAATGACGGCAATGGCGGTCTGATTTGTATCATCATTTAA
- a CDS encoding enoyl-CoA hydratase/isomerase family protein has translation MENKEFYERKQDNSEKEAENHLLYQKDGYLARIILNRPENYNAFSMPMIRRWAEALQDAQEDQTIRVVVVTARGKAFCAGGDIKAMLAGKGFIGCDSEGESWGDKAIDRKRSLTDHIHKIALTLERMDKPVICGINGMAVGAGLDMALMCDIRVAAEDARLSAGYVKVGLVPGDGGAFYLPRLVGVAKALELLWTGEFITAAEAEKIGLVNKVVPGTELEKSTLELAQKIAGSPPVCVQMIKRAVYSAQRTNDLRTALDLISSQMAIVTEMEDHREGLAAIKDKRRPDFKGL, from the coding sequence ATGGAAAACAAGGAATTTTACGAGCGGAAACAAGATAACTCGGAAAAGGAAGCGGAGAACCATTTACTCTATCAGAAAGACGGTTATTTAGCCCGGATTATTTTGAATAGGCCGGAAAACTATAATGCCTTTTCCATGCCTATGATTCGCAGATGGGCAGAAGCCTTGCAAGATGCTCAAGAGGATCAAACGATAAGAGTCGTTGTGGTAACGGCCAGGGGCAAGGCCTTTTGTGCCGGCGGCGATATAAAAGCAATGTTGGCGGGAAAGGGATTTATAGGATGCGATTCTGAAGGAGAGTCTTGGGGTGATAAAGCCATTGACCGAAAAAGGTCGCTGACAGACCATATCCATAAAATTGCCCTGACGCTTGAAAGGATGGATAAACCGGTTATTTGCGGAATAAACGGTATGGCTGTAGGTGCCGGTCTTGATATGGCCTTAATGTGCGATATTCGGGTAGCTGCTGAAGACGCCCGGCTTTCGGCGGGATATGTAAAAGTTGGCTTAGTTCCTGGAGATGGCGGAGCTTTCTACCTGCCTCGTTTGGTAGGAGTCGCCAAAGCGTTAGAACTTTTGTGGACTGGGGAGTTCATCACTGCGGCTGAAGCAGAAAAAATTGGTCTCGTTAATAAAGTTGTCCCAGGAACAGAGTTGGAAAAATCAACACTAGAATTGGCTCAGAAGATTGCCGGTTCCCCGCCCGTCTGTGTACAGATGATTAAAAGAGCGGTTTATTCGGCTCAACGTACTAATGATTTGCGGACGGCCTTAGATCTCATTTCTTCGCAGATGGCCATAGTTACTGAAATGGAGGACCATCGAGAAGGATTAGCCGCCATAAAAGATAAGCGAAGACCTGATTTTAAAGGTCTTTGA
- a CDS encoding acyl-CoA dehydrogenase family protein, with translation MDYGLTEDQKMVQDMARSFAEKEIAPYVEEDEENHYYRREILTKMGELGLLGWSIPEEYGGNGMGWMEAVTALYEIAKVHTSWRLSISGNVWGPAMTINQWGTEEQKQRYIPGLVSGKFVGSFAMTEANTGSDVSSMKTYAEDKGDHWLLNGTKMWISGGHTCDVGLVYAVTEKGLGSKGISCFIVDYNNTPGITRIPILKKVGMWPAPTSELVFENAEIPKENLLGPRNKGFQICMWMLNNTRMGCATGAAALSAACLEGAVQYANERSQFGKPIGKHQMIQQQIAEMKLEDEAAKYLVYHAAWLKENKLPNQQETSMAKLFSSMAAVHAANTAMKIYGSYGYSTEYPCGRWLRDAKQFETLEGTSNIHMQIIANIELGYQPNR, from the coding sequence ATGGACTATGGGTTGACCGAAGATCAAAAAATGGTTCAAGATATGGCTCGCAGCTTTGCCGAAAAGGAGATTGCTCCTTATGTTGAAGAAGATGAAGAAAATCATTATTATCGCCGCGAGATTTTAACTAAAATGGGCGAATTGGGTTTGCTGGGCTGGAGTATTCCTGAAGAATATGGCGGAAATGGCATGGGCTGGATGGAAGCCGTAACGGCATTATATGAAATTGCCAAAGTTCATACTTCCTGGAGATTGAGTATCAGCGGCAATGTTTGGGGTCCTGCTATGACTATCAATCAATGGGGTACAGAAGAGCAAAAACAAAGATATATTCCCGGACTAGTCAGCGGTAAGTTCGTGGGGAGCTTCGCCATGACGGAAGCAAACACCGGCTCAGATGTGAGCAGTATGAAAACTTATGCAGAAGATAAGGGCGACCATTGGCTCTTGAACGGAACTAAAATGTGGATCTCGGGGGGACACACCTGTGATGTGGGGCTTGTCTATGCTGTCACGGAAAAAGGTCTGGGCAGTAAAGGCATCTCTTGTTTTATCGTTGACTATAACAATACTCCCGGTATTACCAGAATTCCGATTCTTAAAAAAGTCGGCATGTGGCCGGCGCCAACTTCTGAGTTAGTATTCGAAAATGCTGAGATTCCTAAAGAAAACCTTTTGGGACCGCGGAACAAAGGGTTTCAGATTTGTATGTGGATGTTAAACAATACTCGGATGGGCTGCGCAACGGGTGCGGCAGCGCTTTCGGCGGCTTGCCTCGAAGGAGCTGTCCAATATGCCAACGAACGTTCGCAATTCGGCAAACCAATTGGCAAACATCAAATGATCCAACAACAGATCGCTGAAATGAAATTAGAAGATGAAGCGGCTAAATATTTGGTCTATCATGCTGCCTGGCTTAAAGAAAACAAACTGCCAAACCAACAGGAAACGTCAATGGCCAAGCTCTTCAGCAGTATGGCAGCAGTTCACGCCGCTAATACGGCCATGAAAATCTATGGCTCCTACGGTTATTCCACAGAATATCCCTGCGGCCGCTGGCTGCGGGATGCCAAGCAGTTTGAAACCCTGGAGGGCACTTCCAATATTCATATGCAGATTATAGCCAACATTGAATTAGGATATCAGC